The nucleotide sequence CCTACTGATACACTCATACCATTACCAGCATTCCTATCAAGTCTCGGCTGGGGCCTGTCGGGTTCATCCCGCACAATGATGACGGGGTCAGGTTCACTTGGCAGATTTGATAATCCGGGATCAAAGTCCAAAAATGCCTGGCGCACTTGCCCGGGTGAGGGATCATCCTCCATATCGACCCATAGGGCCTCAAGATGGCCGTCCATTACCGGTACTCTATGGCAGCTGGCACTGATGTTGATATTGGCAGGAATGACCTGGCTTCCATCGAATTCACCCAACAATTTATTAGGTTCACTTTCCACTTTTTCTTCCTCGCCGCCGATATACGGCACCACATTCTCCAGAATACTCATGGATGGTATACCATTATATCCGGCTCCGGATATGGCCTGCATGGAAGCAACTGTCAGGTTCTCAATACCAAATTGCATCAGTGGCTTAAGTGTAACTGTGAACATAATTGTAGTACAGTTAGGATTGGTAACTATACATCCGTCCCACCCTCTATTGTCCCGCTGGACATCAATAAGTCCCAGGTGTTCGGGATTAACCTCTGGTATCATAAGAGGTACATCAGTATCTGTTCTAAAAGCACTGGCATTACTTGCTACCAGACATCCTGCCTGTGCAAAATCTGATTCTACCTTTTTTGCTATATCTGCAGGTAGTGCTGAAAATACAATATCAGCATCCACTAATTTTGTATCAATAGGCACTACTTCGATATCAGCAGCTTCTTCAGGCATCTGGCTTTCAAGGCGCCAGTTAGCAGCGTCTTTGTATTTCTTTCCTGCTGATCGCTTTGAAGCTGCAAGGGCAGATATTTCAAACCAGGGATGGGCTTCCAGGGCCTGAACAAACCTCTGTCCTACCGCACCAGTTGCCCCAAGAACCCCCACTTTGATTGTTTCAGTCATTGTAATTTCGTAATAAATTTTATGAGTTCACTTGTTGAATATTTTACGAAATTACAACGTTATTGCGCTGGTTGGACATGAGTCCACGCATAATCCACATTCTGTGCAGTCATCTTCATTGACAACCGCAATATCATCCTCATTCAATGAGATCGCTTCTGTGGGGCATTCTTCCACACATGTTCCGCATCCTGTACATTCATCTTTATCAACTTTTGCTGCCATAGTTATTATCTCTCCTATTCATATTCCCCTGATTTTGGGTTTGGAATAACCAAATGAAATAGTATAATAAATATCTTACGATTAATAATACTCCCAATGTCATTATTTTTTCTATTTTTCAGAAAGACTAATTAATTGACCTTACTATTAGATGAAAAGGATGAACAATATTAATACATTTTCAGGTAGCTTAAGCTGTGAGATTGTCACGCTGCCGATAGATTCCAAGGAAATCCTGTATGACACCAGTTATTACGGTCAACCAAAGGATGATATCCTTGAACTGACTCTGATTGAAGCAGCTTACCTTATATATAAAGGCAAGATTACAGTGAATTCTGAAAACAAGAAACTTGATTTTGAAGGATTCATGTGTGAGGCCAGCCGCAGGACTGGTAATTTCGAAGTGAAATATATTGTTTTTAAAGACCTGCGGGAGAGGGGTTATTTTATTAAGCCCGGTGTTACTGATTTTAGAGTATATCCCAGGGGCGGTAGTCCTGGAAGAACACCGTCCAGATATTTTGTTTACGTGTTATCTGAACGGCAGCCTATGCTGCTAACAGATCTGGTTCGTCAGATAATAACTGCCTCAAATGTTAAGAAAGAGCTTATCATGGCAGTGGTGGATGAAGAGAGTGAGATCACCTTCTACGGGGCCAGGTTACGCAGTATGAAAGGAGATATGGATAATTCACGATCAGTTCCTGCAATCAGGGCATCGTTATTGGAAGATAGGGTCATGGTCTGGGATAGTAAATCTTCTGCCCAATTACACAATGAATTCCTGTATGGAAAGGCCCTTGATGAAATACGTCTTCAGTTATCCCTTATAGAGGCCGCATATCTGCTGGGCAGGGAGGTAGTAGAGATCATGGATAGTAAAGGTAGGATTCTAACTCCTAACGATTTTGCCGACCAGGCAGTGATGGTGGAATCTGATTTCCCGAAAAAGTTAGCTGTTTATAAAGATCTTAGAGAAAAAGGAATGGTGGTTAAGACCGGATATAAATTCGGCAGCCATTACCGTGTTTACAAAAAGGTGGATCCAAAAAAGGGTATGCTCCATTCTGAATTCCTTGTTCATGCTTTAGATAATAATTATATTTTCAATTTGTCTCAACTGTCCAGGGCAGTGAGACTGGCAAATAGTGTTAAAAAACAGATGATATTTGCCTGGGAATCCGGGGAGACAATTTCTTATCTGGAGATTAGCAGGATAAAAATGTAGATTAACTGGGCCTGGGCCTAATCGAGCATTAATTCAAATTTTCGTTTA is from Methanosarcinales archaeon and encodes:
- a CDS encoding 4Fe-4S binding protein; protein product: MAAKVDKDECTGCGTCVEECPTEAISLNEDDIAVVNEDDCTECGLCVDSCPTSAITL
- the endA gene encoding tRNA-intron lyase, whose product is MNNINTFSGSLSCEIVTLPIDSKEILYDTSYYGQPKDDILELTLIEAAYLIYKGKITVNSENKKLDFEGFMCEASRRTGNFEVKYIVFKDLRERGYFIKPGVTDFRVYPRGGSPGRTPSRYFVYVLSERQPMLLTDLVRQIITASNVKKELIMAVVDEESEITFYGARLRSMKGDMDNSRSVPAIRASLLEDRVMVWDSKSSAQLHNEFLYGKALDEIRLQLSLIEAAYLLGREVVEIMDSKGRILTPNDFADQAVMVESDFPKKLAVYKDLREKGMVVKTGYKFGSHYRVYKKVDPKKGMLHSEFLVHALDNNYIFNLSQLSRAVRLANSVKKQMIFAWESGETISYLEISRIKM
- the asd gene encoding aspartate-semialdehyde dehydrogenase; the protein is MTETIKVGVLGATGAVGQRFVQALEAHPWFEISALAASKRSAGKKYKDAANWRLESQMPEEAADIEVVPIDTKLVDADIVFSALPADIAKKVESDFAQAGCLVASNASAFRTDTDVPLMIPEVNPEHLGLIDVQRDNRGWDGCIVTNPNCTTIMFTVTLKPLMQFGIENLTVASMQAISGAGYNGIPSMSILENVVPYIGGEEEKVESEPNKLLGEFDGSQVIPANINISASCHRVPVMDGHLEALWVDMEDDPSPGQVRQAFLDFDPGLSNLPSEPDPVIIVRDEPDRPQPRLDRNAGNGMSVSVGRIREGIRYIVMGHNTIRGAAGASVLNAELIRKKGYI